Proteins encoded within one genomic window of Candidatus Eisenbacteria bacterium:
- the rpmG gene encoding 50S ribosomal protein L33 translates to MRDLITLACNDCKERNYTNTKNKRKHPDRVEWKKFCPRCRKHTLHKETR, encoded by the coding sequence ATTCGAGACCTAATCACGCTAGCCTGCAACGACTGCAAAGAGCGGAACTACACCAACACCAAGAACAAGCGGAAGCATCCGGACCGCGTGGAGTGGAAGAAGTTCTGCCCGCGCTGCCGGAAGCACACGCTGCATAAAGAGACCCGGTAA
- the secE gene encoding preprotein translocase subunit SecE, producing MQSVSDYVKDVRVEMTKVSWPTAAELRESTMVVIVMVFLMAVFIGIVDRVLSFAFEALVRLVG from the coding sequence ATGCAGAGCGTCTCCGATTACGTCAAGGACGTACGCGTCGAGATGACCAAGGTCAGCTGGCCGACCGCCGCGGAGCTTCGCGAATCCACGATGGTCGTCATCGTGATGGTCTTCTTGATGGCGGTCTTCATCGGGATCGTGGACCGCGTCCTTTCGTTTGCATTCGAAGCGCTGGTCCGCCTCGTCGGCTGA
- the rplK gene encoding 50S ribosomal protein L11, which produces MAKTKPIQAIVKLQVPAGNATPAPPIGPALGQHGVNIMEFCKGFNARTQGQPGLIIPVVITVYNDRSFTFITKTPPAAVLLKRAAGIAKGSGEPNRNKVAKVTAAQVREIAEIKKPDLNSNDLAAAIRMVEGTARSMGIEVEA; this is translated from the coding sequence ATGGCGAAGACAAAACCAATCCAAGCGATCGTGAAGCTCCAGGTGCCCGCCGGAAACGCGACGCCCGCGCCTCCGATCGGTCCGGCGCTCGGCCAGCACGGCGTGAACATCATGGAGTTCTGCAAGGGTTTCAACGCGCGGACCCAGGGGCAGCCGGGCCTCATCATTCCGGTGGTGATCACGGTCTACAACGACCGGTCGTTCACCTTCATCACGAAGACCCCGCCCGCCGCCGTGCTCTTGAAGCGCGCCGCGGGCATCGCGAAGGGATCCGGCGAGCCGAATCGGAACAAGGTGGCGAAGGTGACCGCCGCCCAGGTCCGCGAGATCGCCGAGATCAAGAAGCCCGATCTCAATTCCAATGACCTGGCGGCCGCCATCCGAATGGTGGAAGGGACCGCGAGGAGCATGGGGATTGAGGTGGAGGCGTAA
- the nusG gene encoding transcription termination/antitermination factor NusG, whose translation MDWYVIHTYSGHENKVKTNLERAIHAAGLEPHFGQILVATEEFAEMKDGKRITSKRKTFPSYVLVEMDLNQETRLVVQNVPGVTRFVGSGQDPIPLREAEVKRILGHMEAGGRLRGSAEVPFKSGEHVKVVDGPFTDFTGVVDEVNPERQKVKVMVSIFGRATPVELDFLQVQPV comes from the coding sequence ATGGATTGGTACGTGATCCACACCTACTCGGGGCATGAGAACAAGGTAAAGACCAATTTGGAGCGGGCCATCCACGCCGCCGGCTTGGAGCCGCACTTCGGCCAAATCCTCGTAGCGACCGAGGAGTTCGCCGAGATGAAGGATGGCAAGCGCATCACGTCGAAGCGAAAGACGTTCCCTTCGTACGTGCTCGTGGAGATGGACCTGAACCAGGAGACGAGGCTCGTGGTGCAGAACGTGCCCGGCGTCACCCGGTTCGTGGGCTCGGGACAGGATCCGATTCCCCTCCGCGAGGCGGAGGTGAAGCGGATTCTCGGCCACATGGAGGCCGGCGGCCGCCTGCGCGGCTCCGCCGAGGTTCCGTTCAAGTCCGGCGAGCACGTGAAGGTCGTCGATGGGCCGTTCACCGACTTCACCGGCGTGGTGGACGAGGTGAATCCGGAGCGCCAGAAGGTCAAGGTCATGGTTTCGATCTTCGGCCGCGCGACGCCCGTCGAGCTCGATTTTCTACAAGTACAACCGGTCTAG